In Pseudomonadota bacterium, the following proteins share a genomic window:
- a CDS encoding NTP transferase domain-containing protein produces the protein MGVVAPLHGLLLAGGRSRRMREDKALLRYHDQRTQLAVTHDLLSTVLDGEVKLSVRADQR, from the coding sequence ATGGGCGTTGTGGCCCCCTTACACGGATTGCTCCTCGCGGGCGGACGCAGCCGACGTATGCGCGAGGACAAGGCCTTGCTGCGCTATCACGACCAGCGCACGCAGCTGGCCGTGACCCACGACTTGCTCAGCACCGTCTTGGACGGCGAGGTAAAGCTCTCCGTGCGCGCCGATCAGCG